AGATTTTGAGATTGGAGACTATAAGGATAGATTATTTTGTGACATCTTagccatggatgcatgccatttgctgCTTGCCCGCCCTTGGCAATTTGATGTCAAGGCTATGCATGATGGTGAGAAGAATTCCTACCTCATCACCAAAGGAGGTAAGAAGTTTAAAATGGATCCCTTGGTTGAACAAAGTGAAGAAAGTCATGTTGGTTCAAGTGTTATGGTGCTTAGTGGAAAGGAGTTCTTGAAGGTGCTAAAACATGAAGGGAGCCAAGGTTGTGCAATCATAAtgaaacccaaagaagaggtaAAGGTTGCAAACAAACCGGTTGTACCTCAAGAAGTACAAAATTTGCTAGACCGGTATAAAGACATAGTGGTCAATGAAATACCATATGTACTACCTCCTTATAGAGATGTGAATCGTCAAATAGACCTTATACCTGGTGCAACTTTACCAAATAAGGCTTCCTACAAGATGACACCAGCCAAAAATGAAGAGATAGCCAAGCAAATGCAAGAGCTActggataaggggttgataaagaagagtttgagtccatgtgtagtACCCACAGTGTTGGTACCTAAAAAGGATGGAAAGTGGAGGATGTGCACAGATTaaagagccataaacaagattacCATAAGGTACCAATTCCCAATGCCAaggattgaagacttgatggaatacctaggtggagcttgctacttttctaaggtAGATTTAAAATTAggctatcaccaaataaggatcagACCTGGACATGAGTGGAAGACAAGCTTTAAGACCAATGagggcctatatgagtggttggtgatgccctttgggctcacaaatgtacctagcaccttcatgaggctcatgaatgaagtgcttgttgagtttattggtaaatttgtgattgtttacCTTGACGATATTTTGATTTTTAGCAGGTCAAATTAGGAGCATATCATGCATTTGGACCAAGTCTTGAGGAAGCTACACCAAGAGAAGTTGATGATCAATCTTGACAAGTGTGAGTTTTTCAAAACTAAATTGGcatggttttgtagtttctcaagggtgtttaaaaatggatccattaaaggtagaagcaatagtgaattggccCATTCCTAAAtcaataggagatgtaagaagaTTTCATGGTTTGGCCTCTTTCTATAGGAAATTTATTAGAGGTTTTATCCATGTGTGTGCACCAATTTTGAACACCATTAAGGGAGGGGTCAAATGTCAGTTTAATTGGACTACTGCAGCAGAGAAGGGGTTTGAGGTGTTGAAACAAAAGGTTGCTGAACTTCCTTATCTTAGACTACTTGATTTCAATCAACCTTTTACAGTGAAGTGTGATGCAAGTAAATTGGCCATTGGGGTAGTTTTGAGCCAAGAGAATCACTTGGTTGCATTCTTCTctgaaaagctcaatgaggaaAAACAAAAGTACTCCACTCATGATTTAGAATTGTATGCTATGGTACAagcactaaagaaatggaggcattatctctTTCCTAAAGAGTTTATTGTATAcactgacaatcatgctcttagaTTTTTGAATGGATGggaaaagttgaaccaaagacacctcaagtgggcTGAGTATTTCCAAGCCTACACTTTCttaattaagcacaagaaaggaaccACTAACAAAGTGGTTGATGATCTAAGTTGGAGAGTTCTTACCATTCAAGAAGTGCAGGTCCAAAGTGTGGGCCTAAATGATCTCAAAGATCTCTACCAAGGTGATAAAGATTTCaatgaagcatatgatgttttctctaagtttgctaatgcttgtcatgttgcATATTCAGATTATATGTTGCAGGAAGGTTTATTGTTTAAAGGACACTTTCTTTGCATCCCACATTGTTCCATGAGGGACAATATTATCAAAGAGAAACACCAAGGCAACCTaggtggacattttggtcttgacaagaccttggaGCAAGTTagtagattctactattggcctggACTACAATCAGATGTTAGGAGGTTTGTTGAGAAATGTGACATTTGTTAAAGGGCCAAAGGAatctcaagtaatgcaggtctctatcaaccattagcCATTGCATCAAGGCCATGGGAGTGCTTGCgcatggactttgttcttggtttgCCTAGAACACCAAGGGGGTATGATAGTGTTTATGTTGTTGTGGATAGATTCAacaagatggcacactttgtgccttTCAAATgcactcatcacaaaaataatgcCCAAATTTGTTGGTGAGGATaacatcacgactagtgataactcatcacataatcaacgaataccagttggagttaaacatataaaccatttttCCTTTGATGCTCCTTGGataatctttgttggatcttcaagttgatgtcgagttatgaatatccatatataaatatatatacacatcggTTGACTCCATGCATATActagttgtcaccatgtaccggtttGATATAAACCTTCTTGAATACCGATTGCAATATAAATAAATGTGAAGTCACACCAGTAGAAAATGtgaacatatgtatgtgtatgtgttacatcaatgacaacatataaagtaattcattacaatcatcatcaagccaatggATCTCTACCCTTGTATTTTTGAAGAACTTGAGGATTAACATTTGAGGCAATTTTGAGGTAAGTTCCTCATTtctcctctatttttcttcattctTGTTGCTAATTATTTGAAAAAAGAAAAGTTTAACTGAGTAAGAAAATCATGCCCATTGTATTtagaattgaataaaatgattgatTTAATTTATGTGTAATTTTTTTGTAAACTTTCGAAAATATGAAGGTTACTATACCCAAATTTAGAGGAAATAAACAAAATGCAATTTTATGTTAAAAGAGGGGGTATGGGCACTTTTAGAGCCAAAGggtaaaattagatttttttttaaatcttaaaatTTGATGAACTTTGAAGGTATTTTAATAGAGTTTTAAGAAAATTGCTACTTTTTGGGTTAtagaggaaaaaaaataaaaattgatgaaATGTATGATGGACTATTATGTGGAAGTACTGATATACCTTGGAAAGTGTGAAACTGGATCCATTTGTATGTTATTTTCATGAAATATGAAATTTGTAAATGTGATGtgaaaaattgtgaaaatttgggAAATTTGCATTGCTTGATTTTAATTCAACATTCATTGGTGAATGTGATAAATGTAGGACATGGGTATTTAAGAGGGTTATGGGAGTAGCTCCCAACATAATCCTGAACCAATGTGGTCATGTGGGGTAATCACATGCGAGTCAATTAATCAAGTACAAATTAATGAAAAATGGGTAATTAATTAGCCAAGATATAGTTGCCCCTTGCATGCCTTGAGCACTTGTAAAGGTTAAGGATGACTTGGGAATACAAGCCCACTCTAGGAGAATAGTACTTGTATGATTGAGAATCTTTGTCAATATGAGAGGGTATTTGGTTCCACGTGGTATCTATGCATTGTTCTCTATGATGACACTCCCTAAGTAGCTCTCTAGCATCTAGTCCTAGTGTACTTCAAATAGCACCCAAAAGATGCATTTTCCCTTTCCTAAGGCTTTTGGCTCCATTCTTTCATTTTAAAATGTAATGTATCTTCATGCTTGGATGTGCTTGTGCTTTCTCCCCATTTTTCTTACATGTGTGAGTGTTTGGTTTGTGTCATTGGTGATTATGCCCAATGATGATGTATTTCTTTCCTTCATTGGTGAGTATGCTCAATGTGAGCATTTATTCATGCCATTGGtgtccatgctcaatgatgaattaTACTCACCCCTTTATTTTATTCGTGGCTTCTTTCTATGATGTGTATGAGCATGCATACTTTGTGTATGACATATGTGTAAGCATTAAGAATTATGCATACTTGGTGTGAGTGTTCTTGTGACCAATGTGAAGTCTCCTAGAATGGAGAGAGTATATATTTTGATTACATGTGACTTGGCGTCATGGTTATCAACGTTGGGTTAAAAAAGATAGTAGATTGAGATGTTCAATGAGTGCATCTCTCATGTGTTTGTTATTGCTTTTCAATTGAATCTTGAAATTTAGTTGCATATTGAAAGGACATTTGAGTCCTCTTATAATGTAGCATTATTTCATGGATCTCTCTCTCAGGATGGGTGAAATTGGATAGATTGTGTTAGTGTATTCCTTTATGAAAATTGGTGTTGGAATTGAGCATGATTGTATAATTCTTTGATCAAATTGCTTTAATGTTTTATGGTTAAGGAAAATGATGTGAACACTTTTCTATTTTGATATAAAATGAATATAGGAAGTTGTAATTCAAGCTTAAATGAACCTCATGATTGTCTTAGTAAATATTACCTGAGCCCTATAATCATAGTTAAGATTgtcaaattttttttgtgtttaggGATTTTCTAATCAAGGCTTGCACCTTCTAGCCTTCGTTAAGTTTTTGAAAAAGGAAAGGCTTAATCTAGAACCCCAATCACTAATAACTTCTTCTCCATCACTATATTTCTATAAGTGTGTCAAGCATCAAACATCGAACATTTGAATTACACTTAAAATTTCATTGTAGAAAGTGGGAAGTTACATCCTCGATCCCCAAGTCCCAAAAGGTATCTTTTGGACATGCATCATCGATAGTTTTTGGGCATTAGGCATCAGGCCTTCGTTGTTTCAATTTTGATAGAGAAAAATTGGTAAGCTGAAACCCTAACACTCAATCCCAGAAGAAGGATTTGTGAACTTTGGTGATCGGAGATCGCATGTTCATCAGGTGTTAGGCTttggattttctcttgaaacttttcATTTATGATCGATAATGGTAAAGCAAAAAACCTTGAACCCCAAAACACTCAATTCAATTCTTTGAACATTAGACTTCAAGCCATCTCCTTTCGAGTTTTCTTTACTTTGTGAACAAGGTAAAGAAAAACTCTTGTCCTCGATTCCAAATAGACACTTTatgaatgataaaataataaatataatataatattttttagttAATAGTGTAGAAAAGTTAAGAATATGTCTACCATTGCTACATTCATAAACAAAATGATTAAGTTGTATTTCTGGTCTCTAatgattttaaatttattcatAGGAAGATGAAGCCTCATTGTTGCAAAAAGATATGAGTTTCTAttgaatattgttttattttaagttTAGTCACTATAAATGCTTCTTTTAATTTTGCATAATGTGCTTCATGCCAAACGGAAATTGTGTGTGCAGTGAGCAATCAGAAAAGAATTGGGTAAGCAATGTTTTGTGCGTGTGGAATGTACTCACCTTCTTGCCTCTTCATCATTCGTTAGCACCTGGGACAATGGGGCAACTATTCGAAGACAAGAAAGGTGCCATCAATTGTGACTGAAGCAAAATTGTTTCATGCCAAAAACCTTTAATCCTCATGGAAAAAATGTTGCAGATATTGGAAAGGACAAATATACATTATTTTGATCTTGATAGGCGTAGAAATGTGGACAGCGTGCAAGGAAACAGTTGTGTACTTTATATTGTCATCTACAGCAAAAGTTAAATCTACTTTTTGCATTTATTTTCCATATATTACATGTGATAAAGAATTATTCAAAATACCGAAATAATAATATAGAAGTGGTGTCTGTGAATCCTGAAAGCAATGGTTATTCACAAGAACGTAGGAAATCTGGGCAGCTATgcaatagttaaaacattttatttaacTTTCATACATTACATGCGATAAGAATTATACAAATATCATAAACATTTATTAGTACAACAGTTATTCACTTATTTTCCTTCTTCAGATATATGTTATATGAACGTTTGTCAGCAGAGATTTGAAGTATCAGGTGGCAAAAGTGTTTTACTGTTCGGATGATTTAACCAAACCGTAGGAATATTTATTCCCCACATATTTTGTAGCTTTACGTAGCCCATATTACCATTCTTTCACAGGGTTTTAGAAGCTAAATTATACACACTTTGAAACTAATCAAACCTTCTCCATGAACCTGATTTACTATTCCAAATGAAAAGTTGGAGGCAGTGCATATCATCACATTTTTTCTAGGCTTAGAACTTTCATAAAATTACGTACATCA
This genomic stretch from Cryptomeria japonica chromosome 8, Sugi_1.0, whole genome shotgun sequence harbors:
- the LOC131857503 gene encoding uncharacterized protein LOC131857503 — protein: MVDKLKLKRLPHTTPYKVSWLSKGQHVLVDEKSWVDFEIGDYKDRLFCDILAMDACHLLLARPWQFDVKAMHDGEKNSYLITKGGKKFKMDPLVEQSEESHVGSSVMVLSGKEFLKVLKHEGSQGCAIIMKPKEEVKVANKPVVPQEVQNLLDRYKDIVVNEIPYVLPPYRDVNRQIDLIPGATLPNKASYKMTPAKNEEIAKQMQELLDKGLIKKSLSPCVVPTVLVPKKDGKWRMCTD